The Corallococcus soli region GGCCACGTCCTGCACGGCGAGGCCGGTGGAGTCGAAGACGGTGACTTCGTCTCCGGTCCGCCCCGGCTTGCGACCCGCGACGACCTGGCCCAGGGTGCCGGCGAGCTGCTCCTCCTTGATCACCCCGTCATGCAGGGGCACGTTGACCTCGCCGGAGTGCAGCGCCTGTTCCGCGTCGTCGATGAAGACGCGCCCTTCGACGAGCAGGCGCGGATCCAGCTCCTGCTTGCCCGGGGCGTCCGCGCCCATGGCGTTGATGTGGGCGCCGGACTGGACCCACTCCCTGCGGACCACCGGGGCACGGGCGGGCGTGGCGGAGCACACGATGTCCGCGCCGGAGGCCTCCTGGAGGCTCACCACCCGGCCTCCCTTCTCCTTCTGGAGGGCCTGGGCGGCGGCGTCGGACACGTCCGCCAGCAGCAGCTCCAGGTCGCCGAAGAGGGCGCGGTGCGAGTCGATGAGCACCCGCGCCTGCACGCCGCAGCCCACGAGTCCCAGCGTGCGCGGCTGCTTCTTCGCCAGGTACTTGGACGCGATGCCGCCCGCGGCGCCGGTGCGCCACGCGGTGAGCAGCGTGCCGTCCAGGATGGCCAGCGGTGAGGCGGTGTCCGGGTCGCTGAGGATGTAGACGGCGCGCACGGTGGGCAGGCCGTGCTTCTGCGGGTTGCGCGGATGCGCGTTGACCCACTTCACGCCCGCGGCCCCGTCCAGGAACGCCGGCATGGCGCGGAAGTCGCCGTCGTACTTCGGCAGGGACAGGTACACCTTGGGGGGCATGAGCGCGTCGTTACGGCCATGGGCCAGGAAGGCGCGCTCCACGGCTTCCAGTCCGAGCTCGACGGTGTAGAGGCCG contains the following coding sequences:
- a CDS encoding ornithine cyclodeaminase family protein; translation: MPTLLLSAKELRGLYTVELGLEAVERAFLAHGRNDALMPPKVYLSLPKYDGDFRAMPAFLDGAAGVKWVNAHPRNPQKHGLPTVRAVYILSDPDTASPLAILDGTLLTAWRTGAAGGIASKYLAKKQPRTLGLVGCGVQARVLIDSHRALFGDLELLLADVSDAAAQALQKEKGGRVVSLQEASGADIVCSATPARAPVVRREWVQSGAHINAMGADAPGKQELDPRLLVEGRVFIDDAEQALHSGEVNVPLHDGVIKEEQLAGTLGQVVAGRKPGRTGDEVTVFDSTGLAVQDVALARALYDVARAKGVGQLFDLVGDA